Within Calonectris borealis chromosome Z, bCalBor7.hap1.2, whole genome shotgun sequence, the genomic segment CACATAGCTATCTAATGAGCATCAAACAGCAACAAGTACATATTTCATGCCATTTCTTACACTAATTGAATAGTTCTTGCCTGTAACAATCAACTCATCTCACAACCTCCTGGGAAGTGGGAGATTACGACTTGAAATGGAAGTTATTTCAATTAAGAGCCTTTCAAGGTTAACAGCTTTTGGTGATTCATGAAAAGACATAAAAGTACAGATCCCATCCTTAAAGCATATGTTTATGGACAGCAACAAAACTGACGGTCAAAAATTAGTCTAACAGATCATATAAACTAGAAATATTAAAGGATCATGAGAAAACTGGGCATCAAGAAATACATAGTGCTGATTTTATTCTCTGTAGGGATATATTATACCACCTTACCACTCAGGTACAACTTAAGTGACAACTAATGTGCAGACTAACAGCTGTGACAAAAAAGGGTAGTGGTCACAGGTCCCTCACCACTCTCCAGCCACACGTTCCCCAAGCCTTCGTTTGTACTAGCACCCACTCTCACCTCATCCCACAAGAAGCCAGGTCAAAGAGCTAAAAAGATAGAAAGTCGTGTACTTTAGAGGGAGAACAAAGTtagttttttgcttgtttctccACCAAAACAGGTCTCCAAAGTGAAACAAACACTAATGTAGCTCAAGGTCCTGGCAAGGATCTGTAAATCTGACTGCTTCACTCTTAATTATCTACACAAAACACTGTTTGCGGAGTTACAGCCCTGCAAGTTAAGCTCCCAATTTACCACAATCagaattttgaggtttttttaaatcagcaataaatgttttttaaaaaaccccaatttttaatGAAGGAAACAGACATCTATTCCTAATAAATTAGACTTAAAGCCATCCTCTGAAATGAATTTTATTCAGGTATCTCAATGATGCCACAAGCTgttacaaaaaaatcttttgtatttAGTTTTAGAGATTTACTTTCACAGATTACTGTGCTGAATTGAGTGAATTAGGTCTGTTATTTCCTTAAGACATCCTACTGACCGCCTACTGTACGAGTAAACTACAAGGCCTGACGTCAAGAGAAGTGCTGGAGTGCTCACTTACTACTTCTTCAGCCAGAAATACACCAAAGATGACATGTTAACGGACAGACACAGGTCACATTCTGAACATTTTACACCATTACAGGTCATCAATTTTCATCACACCATTCATCCTTATGTACATCTCACTTCCTTAAGAACAGAACACACCGATCACAAAGGTTCCCAAGTATACGGGTTGGCAaagatccattttttttttccagttaggaGTCAACTCTTTGTTTTGTTGATTGTGTATTCTTCAGCTTCAAGACAGAACACTTTTTGTTGATGTATTACAAAAAAGCACACTAAGAGTACCTGCCACTTCTCTAGGTAAACATTTGGTATGTTTCTAAACCAGCTCACCTTAAGTGTCTTATCTTTCAAAGCTTTTACTTGTGCCCTGATTTCAAGGCCAGCATTCTTTATTATCTTACTCCAGTTTATTTAGTGGAAAACTAACAACACTCCACTGCTATGCCAGGCAGCAGTCACCATGGTGCACCCAGGAAGCCAGCACCTAGAATAGCTGATGTGGACTGTACTGAAGTGAGCTACTCTGTGTCAATCTCAGGAAGGATTCTGAACAGTTAATATTTCGGTCACATCGACACCTGCTCAAACGCCCTTCTTTAGCTTCTGAGGCCTCCAAGAGGCAAGCTTAAATGGAACAAAAGAGGATAGCAAAGGTTTGCTTACGTTATTTGCCCAGTCAGACGAGGCTTGGTCTCTGGCAAATTCCTAATACTGCACTTTCAATTGCACAAAGACAGTATCTTAAGAAACAGAGGCAATAATTCTACTACATAAAAATGTTACCTACGGGAAGCAAATACTGTGATCTGGATGACTGTGCAACAAGTGCAAGTGCGTCAGTTCATTTATCACTTTATAGGCGGCTTCTTGTATACCCTTTGGAAATCACTTCTAACATAATAGGCACATATTCGAGAGTTCAAAACCAACTAGGGACTTCTCGACACACTCTTATTTAAAGGAGAAGATATCACAAGTCTGCTAGATAGAGAATGCcaagctacaattttttttttcaaatacaatatCTCTAAATGGAGGTAGGTAGTAGTTTCAGTGGTGATAACTTGTAAAATAAAATGGGTAAGTTAATTATTACCAGCTAACCAGTTTAATGTCTGATGACAAGCTGCTTTTTGATGTTTACGAATCCCTGAAAAACACTTTCTGTAGAGTTAATACATATAGGCATTACCAGGTCTCCAGCTAGCCACAGCTAATTATCACTGCAGAATCCAGGCCTGCTTTTATGTGGAGCATGCTAAAACAACACAAGATCAGGTTTAGAGATAAAGAAACACACATATGCACAGCGGTCTTCACTCCAGAAAGCTGACCACTGTAGCCATCTTAATTTTAGGTTATCAGGAAAATCTTTTTGCTCATTGCAATGTTACATTGTTTCAACTCCATCATTGTGTTTAATCATTACATTTAGTCTGAGCAGAAAGCTATATTGAAGCTTTTATCCGCACAACAGGATTTAAgcagttttttccagtttacTACCCAGCAACTACCATAACTAGAACAAAGCCTCTGATAGAAACACAACCATCAAAACCTATTTAAGTTCACAGTGCTATAGAAGTGAAGTACTGCATCAAGCACAGTATGCCTCTTCACCCGCCTTAAAGatacttaattatttaatttccagCTTTCTCTTTCTCGCCCCCCCCATAATATCCCTATGCCATACATCTAACCATAGGCTTGAGGCcctacagacaaaaaaaatttaagggtACAACTGCACATGGAATTCATCAGCGATCAATTTAACAGGGTAGTTCATTACAACTGAGCAAATGCTTTGTAAAAAACTTAAATGTTGtcaaataaaaactaaaatgatTCTTGCTGAGCAAGGCAACATATCATCCAACCCAAATACTGCAGCGGCTGCTGTCACTGCAAATTTACTAGCTGAATCAGGGGTTGAAGATAAAAAGTTACAGAAGTTTTCAGACCCATAAGGAAAAGCTTATGTGGCACACTGCAAAAAACTAAACTGCCTTGCTTAAAGAGCAACATTCTGTTAGTTCAACACAATTTCTTCAGAAGAACAAAACTCTATCAACAGCATCATGGTATTATCACCACACCAACCAGACAACTCTATCCCAACATCTTCAgctcctgaagattttttttcattcatccaCAGTAATTTGTTATTGCTCTTCTGAACAGAAAATAGTATCATTCATGCCACACAGATAAAATTGTCTGCCAACAATTACCGATTTTCAGCAGTGCTCCAACACATCAGCGGTACCATCAGCAGCCAGGCCCACAGCTGAAGAATCCACTTGCTCAACTGCACAAACGCATCTCTCACATACTGCACACAGTGCCATCATCACTAGTTGTATCAGCATTTATTACTCAGCATTAGAAAATGAGTCATGAGAATATGATTATTACATCAGGTCTGAAAGATCTTTCCTCAACAGAAACCAGCGTTCCCTCAATATTCTCATCTTTTCTGATTTGCATTATTAATAACCAGATATTCATATTAGACAATGAATATGTCAGTGTACAAGCACTAGATGTGTTACATTGTTTCAACTCCACCATTGTGTTTAATCATTACATTTAGTCTTTGCAGAAAGCTATATTGAAGCTTTTATCCGCACAACAGGATCTAGTACTGGCAGTCAACTGGATCCTCTTCTGTGCTCATTTCTCCAGAACGTACCAATAACCAGTTCTCTGCCATTATAGCTTGTTTTTGAATACAGACTGAGAATGTTTCCCAGTTTATCCAGAAGCATGTCCTAAAACATTTAATGCCTGTAAGTGTATGATGTAAGCATGTCCATTATACTCTGTATCAAAATAAATAGAACTGAAGTAAGCAAAAACATCACTATCTCTAAATCTCTAGGGGCAATTAATCCACCTAAGCAATCTAATATGCCCTACACCACGTGTGTACAGTAAGAGTACTGTGCAGTGAGCTGCTACAGCGTGCAAGTAGCAAACTCTGCTAAAAAACCACacgggtttgtttttgtttcactACCATCTTCCATTTCCAGAAAGCGCATTCACTGATGCTACCGAGACTGCAAAATCCTTACCGCAAAAAGTGTCTGTGACTAATGGCCGTCTGAATAGTTCTGAAGTACACAAGCCCTTCTTCAGGTCTGGAATAAACTTCAGCGCTCCATGCCAGCTTTGGACTCTCCTCAATCGAGACACGCACCTGTGCCAGTGCAGGTACGACAAAGGCAGTCAGCACCTGCGAACAGAGCTGACCGCGGCAAGGGAGCGCTAACACGAGGCCATCAGCCTTGGGGGCGGGAGACACACGGGCAGGTTACAGCCGCGCCCGGCGCCTCCGAAGAAATCCCGCCCGTGCAGCGGCCCGCGCCCCCCGGGCGCCTCAGGCCCCCAGcggctcctgcctctgccctgccgcagcccccccgacgccgccgcgcagccccggccgggagcCTCGGGAGGCGCCGGCAcagggcggccgccccccgccccgccccgcagctccgcgggcagccccgctctCCCCGCCAGGGAGGGGCGGCCCGGGAGGCCGCGGCTGCCGACGGGAGGAGGCCGTGCGGCGGCAGGACACCCGCGACTGCCGTCGGGCCGCGCGTCCCCCCCCGCGCCTCGCTCGgcgccccggccccaccgcggCTCCCGCCAACCCCGCCCGCACATCCTCACCCCcaggcggcggggcagggctgcgCTGCCGGGCGAGGGGAACTTGCACGACCCGGCGGACGCCGCGCTCCTGCTGTGGGGCGGGCGGCGacacccccgcccccgccgccggccgttCCCCTCAGAGGCAGCCCCTCCCCCCGCCAGCGGCTCCGGGACGGCCGCGGCAAGCGCCCCTTGTTTGTGCGCCCAGCCGCTGCtcggcgcatgcgcggcggcgccccgcccgcccagccgccgccaccccgccccgccccgcccccgcgcctgTGCAGAGGCAGGGCTCCGCGCCCCAGCCGGCGCGGGGGTGGGCGGGCCGCCGGTGTGACTGACGCGCTCCCTCCACGCGCGCTCCCGCGCACCGCCGGCAGAGGGCGCCGCCACGCCCCGTGGGGCTTCTGCCGCGCGCGCGGCCTCTTGACATCTCTTTCCGCGGTGACGTGACTTTTACTCCGTCAGTCTCGTCACAGATAATGTGGAGTCAGGGAAGGGGTTGGCAAAAGCGAGGGTTCAGGCAGCTTCATCTTGTTTGGAAATTACTGTTAAATGAATTAAAACGGGCTGTTTCGCCAAAGTAATAGTTACTGCGCTATTACAGTATCATTAAAGACGGTATCAGCTAGCGCGTTGTCCTAGTTTGGCCCCCAGTGATGTAACCACAGGACGTTTTTAGGCATTTCcacaagatctttcttttttaaaaataagtttattccAGCAGATGGCTATATAGAGATCACTACAGTTTCGTCCGCTTTTCCACACGgattattttcttcacagtgcGTAGTCTCTGATGGCCAGGAGTGTGATTTTCGAAGCATTTTTACtggattttcaaatgcttttgcaCTGGGAACTGAAGAATTGCTGTTTTGAGAACAGAGGTTTTGGCAGCAGGACTGTACAGGGTCCGATGACCCCTGGGCTTCGTACTGACGACTCCCCCGCGTGTCATTTCCTTTATCCTGTTCCAAAACATCCTCTTTCGTCTCCATTGCGCGAGCTAGCATGTAACTAACCTTCCTTTGATGAGCCAGAGCCTCCTCTTTGTCATTTACCTTGGCAtttatttgaaagagaaagaaaagaaactagtTTATAAGCTAAGAACAAGGCAGTCTATGTAAATCGACAGTTACATTTGCACCCTTAAGGACTCACGATGAATAGTTTAACAAAACACTAACCAAATCTATTAACATCTTCAGGATTTCATGAGGATTGTCTAGCTCCTCAACTTTCCTGCAGTCCACATCTGATGAGAGGAGGCCGGATAGTTTTTGTCCCAGTCTATTCTTGTTCCCTTGTAACTTGACATGTCCTAAGGAACACAAAAGCACATGAACTGTGGAACTTAGGAAGAGAAAAACGACTTTGGGATAAAATGGGCACGCATAAAACTGGATTCTGAACAATCTCTTCTAAAAGGGCAATGCAAGCTACGGTTTCTCCCACCGTACATGACAGATCAGTTGCATGCAGCACCACCCTTAGCATCACTTAAAGGCTAAACAGACCTGTCATCGAATATATGGGCAAATCGAAAATAAAACTCCTTTCGCTGTATGGAAAATATACTTGAACACTCTAGTTAAACAATAATTTGTGGTAACTTGTTTGTAAACAGTAGGTAGCCTGAAAAAAAGGGTTTTTGACACAAGCTGTTTAATAGTTTCTAAGATTTCTAAAcagattaaaatacattaaaattataaaacataGTATCAGGATATAGATCTGGGAAACAATGACATCGGTATAGGGGAAACAGATTTTCGGGACGTATGCTGTTTTAGTATTACATCCTGAGGCTGCTCAAGGAATCTGGAAGACCCACCAAAGTTCTAAGCCTGGCACCTCCAGGTCAATGACTAACACAAATGTATCTTGAAGTGCCATTCCTAAATTCTGCTACGGTTTTGACCATGACATAAGCACTTAAATACTTCTCCTTAtcctttttcttaaagaagaaaagggtaataagaatttttcctcttttacagaGTGCTTTGTAACTCACAGATGACCATGTGAAGTATAAGAAGAGTAATAAATACCAATGTAGATACACATACATAGTAAAAAACTGTATTGTATTTAGTATTTCAGTGAAAGCTCAGcatgtattttttgcatttctcctccttccctaacTCTTATATAGAGattatttggaaaaaacccagcacattAAATAGGTGATAGCATCTAAAATGGCCAGGCTAAATTTGCCAGatactagctttttttttctgttttcataataaACATATTTAATATCTAGAATGTTACTGCCATCCTGAATAACAGCTTATTTATTCTAGCATGTTTTTACTCAGATAATACAGTTCATGAATGCGTAATAAAAAAAGGTTACATTAAAAGCCTAGACTGGTAGCTCCAATGACCTACAGTAGTACTTATATAGTCCACTTAAACACAGACATCCGACATTATACATGCAAAACTTCAGTTACATGACACACTATTTAACGTATTTACAGTTTTGACGTGACTTTGTTCCTTTCTTATCGACTCTTCAGAAACCTCAGTCAGcaattaaaccacaacaatacaTTTAATACAGTAAGAAAGATTGCCTGTGCCGCTTGTCAGGTAACTTCTTTTCTATTCAACCATTACAGACACATAGCATGCCCAGTTACCATCGTCTTTCAGACGTCTCCAGTTTATAAATTTCGTTTCCTTCTTAATCTTTATCACTTCTGCAAGCCTCAGGGCTTGGTCCTTCCTCTGCATTAGCTGTTGCTCAAAGGCAATTCTGAAAGCATCTGCCATTATATAAGCTTCATCTTTACTCTTCTTCAGATTTTCGATCTGGTTTTAATTCAGAGAAAATTTAAAGTGTATTAAGCAATTTGGAAGCAATAGCAGATTTAAAACGTATATTAAGAGACAGACTGAAGCCATTAACACAGacaacttttaaataaatataatcaaGGAAGTACTAGAAACCAAATGAAGTGCTTTCTTGCCACgttaagaaatacattttgaaacGTGTATTGAAGTCCTCACCCTTCCTCTTCTACGCATGCACACACCACCACCCACCTACACAGACAAGCTGCCAGCACTGCCTATTTATCTCTGCGCATGCAGAAGAGCTTGAGGAGGGCGTTCGTGTCGCATGCCGGTTGGGCCAGGAGCAAAAGGAGCAAGAGAATGGTATCTCTGTCGGGGATAACAACTTTGGTACAAAAGGGACATGACAGTATCTCTTTTCAAAACCCGTAAGTCAGCTGAAACTTCTGCACTGGGACCACGAGGACGGTTACCACATTTGCAGAGTCAAATACAAATTAGAATAAGAATTCTAAAACTATAGAATTTCACTAAATTAAAAACCTTAAGAGCTTGAAAATCACATTATTTGTTTAAGCGTGATGTAAATATAGCGTTTTCAGCAAGATCAGCTTCCTGACCTAGCTGGGTGAGCGAGCTTGGGAGTGCTGACGTCAACGCGAGGCAGGGGTGGAATGCACtgccaggaaggaaggaaaagggccAGTGATAGTCCACAGTCACAGAGTGTATACATTTATagagtgttttttcctttttttagattaaaaaaaagtgaatggaaggaaaaagaatgagaaagagaattttttttactaGTAAAGCTGATTGATATCATAATTACAGTTTTGTATCAGCAAAAGTTAGGGCATTACAAACATTACAAACAAACATTACACTATTTCTGAGATGCGTTCTTGTTTTAAGACACATTAGTTTGTGTAAGCTGCAGTAGAGCGTTTCTGGCTTTATTTGGTTTTGAGCAGAAAACCTCCTCTGCTTATTGGTCTCTACGTCAAGCAGCATTACCTCTTGCTTGAGATGAAGAAGTTGTTTTCGAGTTACAGCTGCCATTTTAGCACAGGGACAAGGCTGCCCTCCAGATGTATTGCAGGTGCAGGCTCCAAGAACTGCCAGCTTAAAATCCAAAACAAACCACCAGTTAAATATCTATCTGCATATACAACGCAATCCAAAAGATGCTGGATAACTAGCAAAAAACCATCCTGAAACTACAAAGGGAGTGTAAGTGTTAGGGGAAGCAAGCTACAAAAGATTTAGGCATGATTTCTTTTGACTCACAACCACACGTGTCAAGCATATTTTTCTGCAAGATACCCTAAAGGCAAAAATTGTTGGCCTGTGTATGCTACTCCCTGCAGACctcattagaattttttttcactcaaTAACGTAAAGCAGTAGGCGTACAAATTAAGAATTAtgatactaggaagaaaaaaataagcatgcTGGCTTGTGAAAGATAGCCTGATGCTCCTTCTGTCTACTTTTTCTTTGCAAGATAGGAATCATGACGCACCACAAATTAAAAAACTGATTAACAGGCATGCAAGGACATATTGTCATTAGCTAAAAAGGTCCAGAGAAACAGTTAAATAATCAGTAAGCAAAATTTATCCAGATATTTtgaatataaacatattttttaaccagccattttgaaaaacatgtaAGTCATACTTACTTCAAGACCTGTAAAATCTGTAATGTCACTTTTATTCAAGGACATGTTCTCCTGAACAACCTTCTGTTGTTTCACATCTAGCATTGCAAGGAATTCCAAGCACTGCTGATTCAGGACTAtaatataaaacaagaaaagtgattaaaaagtCTGCTGCTCTGATCTCTTAATTTCTGGGTTTAACTACACCCCAATTAAGCAGTTCTGTAGTTTAAGCATCCGTTTGGGAATGTGATGAGACTATGTAGATCTAGAAACTCGGATCCCAGTTGTCTGTCTTTCTGTGCTTTCCTAGAGGTAATGACCCACTTACAGAGACACCATCTCAGATATCACTCTGCCTTAGTACTAAGGGCTCATCTCTTTGTATACTTACAACTAAGGCAGCTGCTCTTTTAGAACAGCACAATATTGGGAAAATAATGATGCATGTCAGCTATCTTAAAGCTTTTCGGAACCAAAAATAAGGGAAAGGGGCTTGAGCCAACTGACCCAGGCAGATGTCTGCACAACCTGCAGTTTGAAAGCCTCCACTATAAAGCCGACACGCTGAATACCTCGAAGTTTGTGCTATGGGAATCTTTAAGTGGGTATGTTAAAAGTGAATGTCTCTGACGCAGTTTGTCATTGTAGCAGGAGCACTCGGTGGCTCCCCTGGCTGCTGTTGCCTCCTTCCAGGACACGACTGGGAGGACAGACCGGTTGTTTCCCTCCACACCCAGGGTGTCACCAGGCCAGTGAGATAAGATAGGCATACTCCTTTCACACCTGATCTACTTTTTAAGCGATGCATACCTGACTTTTCCTAtcatttcatggtttttttttcagttcaagtgACAAcgtgagaagaaaaacaaacacaacttgTCTGTTTAAAGAGGGTTTCTGCATATCCACTAATATCAGCTGCCAGTAACAAGAGACTTATCCCAACAGACAGCTTCCTTCATAGCTAAATCCTGAATTATTCCTGAGAAATAGTATGTGAAGAGGAATAGCTGTTGGTGGCTTACTTGCATTTTCAGCTTTAAGAGTTTTAACTTCTTCTGTTCTCAGTTTCAATGCTTCCTTAAGAGCTGCATTTTCACAATATATCCTGCAGATATAGAAAAAGGCtgtattatctttttaaaaaaaatcttaaaatggtCACTCAAATTAGCCTGTTAAAACACTGTATCTAAtatttctgcaaattaaaattaGGATTACTGacaaaattgaagaaaaaaatcaaaactgaatgGAGTTGAGTATTCTGTTTGACAAGATATTATCCATGCAGCATTATACAAGCAGTTTCCCCACTTGTACAGTGTTTAAtgcaaaatattgtaaaatttttCCGTAGCAATATCTGTACCAATAATATGTAGTATCTTATTAGATCCAAATCTGCTAGCCAGGGGCTAATAAGCTACCTAAAACTTCTCTGAAGAAAGTTCTGTGCGTAGGCTTGGTCTGACTGGCACAGAACCAAGGCTAAGAAAGCAGGCTATGCCAGGCAGGAGGGCTTCTGTGGAGTCAACTCCTCCTTATCCAGGCTGCAGGTGGCTCTGCAGAGAGCAAAACCAAGAATCTCTGCACTCATACAGAGGTTTCTCTGCAACCCAGATAGCATGTGCTGTTCAAACAGGCTCACCTTGTTCATGAAACCACACCCTCACACAACCAATTTAAACACTTCCAAGCATGTTCAAGTgaatgttaaaaaggaaaattaaaaaaaatcacctaagtAGATGGTGCCAACAACTTCAGAGTTTAACAAGAGGTGAGTTTAAGTACCGCATTACCATGAGAAACCCAAAGAAATTTGTAATTATAAACCTCTGGAACACTTGCTAGAAATCTTACTTCCTTGAAAGAGCAAAATTGTTATTGGACATGTGACAACATGGCTCTggtcttaattttaaaaagtaaacttcCTGTATGCTTAATAGTGTTCTCAAGAACAGCTGTACTTTGAAGCATTGCAACCTGAGAACACACAATATGCATTTATAATCCATTTTTCCTTGAAGTATTTAAGTATTTCCTTGTTGAATAGAAAAGTGGCAATCTAAAGTCCTAAATGTTAAGGCAATACAATTTTTTTGGTGCATCTCTTCAGCTCTCAGTAAATGCAACATACTGTAAATTCATGGTTTTGTTTGAAACTAAGTAGTAACCTGAATTATTTCACTAGAATAAACAAAGGGAAGTACACAGTCTTCTCATCCTGCTGTCTCAGATATCAGAACACCTTTTTGCAAAGCAGACTGAGCTCCTGGCTTGCAGTTTTCTGAAGCCACGTCTCTAGCTTTCAACAATTAACAGTAGTTTTGTTGCTCCGAACTACCTGGCTATGCTTCCTACTCTCTTAAGTCGGGAAAGCCAAAGCGTTTTTCAAGAGGTATCCCTTAACAAGCATAACTAAGTTAACCGGTGAACAAGATACAATATCTTAACAAAACTCTTCTTATAAATGAATAGTTTGTAAAATTTTGGCTTATTCTTTGAGTCAaagtttgaaaattttaaataaaaatctcctCTGAAATAATTGTAAATCTGATGGGTAGACATCAGAGATATCATTTCTACATTTAAATAAGTGAGCCTGCTGGTCACATTTTTCAAGGTCTGTTATTGCATTATTAGTTTAGTGCCTCTGGCATCTTCTGCTTGCCTAACCACACCTGCTGTCCATCCAGAGTAACTCTTATTTAAACAAAGAACCAGTTGATCAGCCTCTCTCAAAAGCATTCCATTTTACCTGTATGTATGCTCATACCTACaatgcaagaaaataaagcaatgattAACCAGCAAATTATATTtccacatgcatgcacataccaTTATTTTCTATGCCTCATTTACATTTAAAGTAAATAAGGACAAGCTGGCTCCCAGGTGGCTAACATAATAATGTAATAGGATGCAAATGAAAACTCAGCCTAGCAAAGGTAGCCTGTATACCCACTAAAGAATTGAGACTTAATAATTTTAgttgttttaattgaaaaataggTAGGTGACtaacatgaaaattaaataaaccttCCCAAATTTGGACGGAAATTAGGAAAACACAGAAACCCCCGAAAACCCGATGAAGCAAACTTGGAACACAAGAAAGATGACATACAGCATtcattgcaattaaaaaaaaccccaaagatacACAGTGCAAGTCAAATACCTGTCATATTTTTCTGTCCATGTGTCTTCTATGTTTTTAAATCTATCCTGATCAAATTCAATTTCccattgcaaaatatttatttcctgtggaaacaaaacaaacttgcAGCAGCTCATTACAGGCCTCCcattgaaaggaaaaagaggaactGCTGGTGCCAAGTTTGGCACTGGAAGAGATCTAGGTGACCAACGATGATGACAATCTACGACactgttaaaaatacatttggtGCCAGAGACCAAAAAGTTTCTGCATCGCTGATCTATGGATTCCAGACCGTTTTGCATGAACTAATGCTTGCAGTGGCTTATGACAAAAACAAACC encodes:
- the CCDC125 gene encoding coiled-coil domain-containing protein 125 isoform X4; the encoded protein is MEEAEEDDMTFGDLGNGLGRRPGAVYEKENLQNSYSFRSRKGSGKVCNSLLSAKRVEEGDAAAFPSSKRNSFYDGSSKKPVISSTRQNSCESNTEVSNEELKQQLREALEEAEILKVELEASQRQLEGKDEALRILQSMAVFNKATSHTKAMLQKSEEEKRTLEKEINILQWEIEFDQDRFKNIEDTWTEKYDRIYCENAALKEALKLRTEEVKTLKAENAILNQQCLEFLAMLDVKQQKVVQENMSLNKSDITDFTGLELAVLGACTCNTSGGQPCPCAKMAAVTRKQLLHLKQEIENLKKSKDEAYIMADAFRIAFEQQLMQRKDQALRLAEVIKIKKETKFINWRRLKDDGHVKLQGNKNRLGQKLSGLLSSDVDCRKVEELDNPHEILKMLIDLVNDKEEALAHQRKVSYMLARAMETKEDVLEQDKGNDTRGSRQYEAQGSSDPVQSCCQNLCSQNSNSSVPSAKAFENPVKMLRKSHSWPSETTHCEENNPCGKADETVVISI
- the CCDC125 gene encoding coiled-coil domain-containing protein 125 isoform X2; protein product: MEEAEEDDMTFGDLGNGLGRRPGAVYEKENLQNSYSFRSRKGSGKVCNSLLSAKRVEEGDAAAFPSSKRNSFYDGSSKKPVISSTRQNSCASHHLVSAINLTESNTEVSNEELKQQLREALEEAEILKVELEASQRQLEGKDEALRILQSMAVFNKATSHTKAMLQKSEEEKRTLEKEINILQWEIEFDQDRFKNIEDTWTEKYDRIYCENAALKEALKLRTEEVKTLKAENAILNQQCLEFLAMLDVKQQKVVQENMSLNKSDITDFTGLELAVLGACTCNTSGGQPCPCAKMAAVTRKQLLHLKQEIENLKKSKDEAYIMADAFRIAFEQQLMQRKDQALRLAEVIKIKKETKFINWRRLKDDGHVKLQGNKNRLGQKLSGLLSSDVDCRKVEELDNPHEILKMLIDLVNDKEEALAHQRKVSYMLARAMETKEDVLEQDKGNDTRGSRQYEAQGSSDPVQSCCQNLCSQNSNSSVPSAKAFENPVKMLRKSHSWPSETTHCEENNPCGKADETVVISI
- the CCDC125 gene encoding coiled-coil domain-containing protein 125 isoform X3, producing MEEAEEDDMTFGDLGNGLGRRPGAVYEKENLQNSYSFRSRKGSGKVCNSLLSAKRVEEGDAAAFPSSKRNSFYDGSSKKPVISSTRQNSCGKSNLEESNTEVSNEELKQQLREALEEAEILKVELEASQRQLEGKDEALRILQSMAVFNKATSHTKAMLQKSEEEKRTLEKEINILQWEIEFDQDRFKNIEDTWTEKYDRIYCENAALKEALKLRTEEVKTLKAENAILNQQCLEFLAMLDVKQQKVVQENMSLNKSDITDFTGLELAVLGACTCNTSGGQPCPCAKMAAVTRKQLLHLKQEIENLKKSKDEAYIMADAFRIAFEQQLMQRKDQALRLAEVIKIKKETKFINWRRLKDDGHVKLQGNKNRLGQKLSGLLSSDVDCRKVEELDNPHEILKMLIDLVNDKEEALAHQRKVSYMLARAMETKEDVLEQDKGNDTRGSRQYEAQGSSDPVQSCCQNLCSQNSNSSVPSAKAFENPVKMLRKSHSWPSETTHCEENNPCGKADETVVISI
- the CCDC125 gene encoding coiled-coil domain-containing protein 125 isoform X1; this encodes MEEAEEDDMTFGDLGNGLGRRPGAVYEKENLQNSYSFRSRKGSGKVCNSLLSAKRVEEGDAAAFPSSKRNSFYDGSSKKPVISSTRQNSCGKSNLEASHHLVSAINLTESNTEVSNEELKQQLREALEEAEILKVELEASQRQLEGKDEALRILQSMAVFNKATSHTKAMLQKSEEEKRTLEKEINILQWEIEFDQDRFKNIEDTWTEKYDRIYCENAALKEALKLRTEEVKTLKAENAILNQQCLEFLAMLDVKQQKVVQENMSLNKSDITDFTGLELAVLGACTCNTSGGQPCPCAKMAAVTRKQLLHLKQEIENLKKSKDEAYIMADAFRIAFEQQLMQRKDQALRLAEVIKIKKETKFINWRRLKDDGHVKLQGNKNRLGQKLSGLLSSDVDCRKVEELDNPHEILKMLIDLVNDKEEALAHQRKVSYMLARAMETKEDVLEQDKGNDTRGSRQYEAQGSSDPVQSCCQNLCSQNSNSSVPSAKAFENPVKMLRKSHSWPSETTHCEENNPCGKADETVVISI